A region from the Cystobacter ferrugineus genome encodes:
- a CDS encoding glutathione S-transferase family protein has protein sequence MGLLVDGEWKKDWYAPDEAGRFVRPKTRFREQVSASGQGRFPVEPGRYHLYVSTACPWASRTLIIRAVKGLEEAVGVTVVDPRMGEDGWSFEGYPGSDEDRLNGARYLRDVYLRADPHYTGRVTVPVLWDTRERTIVNNESREVLRMLDTEFHALARSPVTLWPEGLRERVDETITALYEPVNNGVYRTGFAKSQDAYEKACRELFSALEGWEQVLSRQRYLCGDVLTEADVCMYTTLVRFDLVYYAHFKCNLSRLQDFPNLWNYLLDLYQTPGFAETTDLEHIKVHYYWSQDAVNPTRIVPLGPRVDLRAPHDRDRWGPRRLAPLPVARGA, from the coding sequence GTGGGACTGTTGGTGGACGGAGAGTGGAAGAAGGACTGGTACGCTCCGGATGAAGCCGGGCGGTTCGTGCGTCCGAAGACGCGCTTCCGGGAGCAGGTGTCCGCGAGCGGGCAGGGGCGCTTCCCGGTGGAGCCGGGCCGCTATCACCTCTATGTGTCCACGGCCTGTCCCTGGGCCTCGCGCACGCTCATCATCCGCGCCGTGAAGGGGCTGGAGGAGGCGGTGGGCGTCACGGTGGTGGACCCGCGCATGGGCGAGGACGGCTGGAGCTTCGAGGGCTATCCCGGCTCGGACGAGGATCGGCTCAATGGGGCGCGCTACCTGCGGGACGTCTACCTGCGCGCGGATCCCCACTACACGGGCCGCGTGACGGTGCCGGTCCTGTGGGACACGCGCGAGCGGACGATCGTCAACAACGAGTCGCGCGAGGTGCTCCGGATGCTGGACACCGAGTTCCACGCGCTCGCCCGCAGTCCCGTGACGCTCTGGCCCGAGGGCCTGCGTGAGCGGGTGGACGAGACGATCACCGCGCTCTACGAGCCGGTGAACAACGGCGTGTACCGGACGGGTTTCGCCAAGAGCCAGGACGCCTACGAGAAGGCCTGCCGCGAGCTGTTCTCCGCGCTGGAGGGCTGGGAGCAGGTGCTGTCTCGGCAGCGCTACCTCTGCGGGGACGTGCTCACCGAGGCGGACGTGTGCATGTACACGACGCTCGTGCGCTTCGACCTCGTCTACTACGCGCACTTCAAGTGCAACCTGTCTCGTCTCCAGGACTTCCCCAACCTCTGGAACTACCTCCTCGACCTGTACCAGACGCCGGGCTTCGCGGAGACGACGGACCTGGAGCACATCAAGGTGCACTACTACTGGAGCCAGGACGCGGTGAACCCCACGCGCATCGTTCCGCTGGGGCCCCGGGTGGACCTGCGCGCTCCCCATGACCGCGACCGGTGGGGGCCTCGACGGCTGGCTCCCCTCCCGGTCGCTCGCGGGGCCTGA